The Acetivibrio saccincola genome window below encodes:
- a CDS encoding ABC transporter ATP-binding protein has product MKDKKVLLWIYKNSKSQILRMAVLIFTSIVVAVNGVAIALFSRGLVDSAQEGSKDRLLVHGFILVALFLLQFVLSITCKYLQKEMQNRLENCYKSYMMREYSKKYYSHLRKYHKGDILSRYTADTLKVSEGVSSILPDFAKFITKLISAFAALFILNKIFTSVFIAGGIVVIFVARLLRNRAKKLHKNVQDKDASLRSFIYELLENTVVIKVFKAEDRMLDKTNQLQKRHYNAKREKNIFDVFAATGFSFIFAMVYLYALVWNSYGLVHNNISFGTLVAILQLVGHLQAPFAGLSGLLPKFYGVLASAERIIEVAELPEEQGLEDEDAYDVQQYSDMECIKVQGVTFAYGEEEVLKNIYLTINKGDFTLVCGASGAGKSTLLMLLLGVYSPDKGRIFLKTYSNEKIDISGHVRKYFAFVPQKNMIFSGTVRENISFFKSGATDEEIMEAAKISCADEFINWLPNKLDTVIGENSQGLSEGQIQRLAIARAVLSGAPIVLLDEATSALDEITEKKVLLNLKKLTHRTFVFVSHKKTLSSLYNNVINIKKGKAYQKRYDNGKRYRDKKRYNKGYGGTKEYSDKKGYNDRKECSGRKAYSDIKAYSDKKGYSDIEVYDIRGRYDGGEKHGNRRGTYEGI; this is encoded by the coding sequence ATGAAGGACAAAAAAGTTTTGCTGTGGATATATAAAAACTCCAAATCCCAGATTTTAAGAATGGCTGTGCTGATTTTTACAAGCATAGTTGTAGCTGTAAACGGGGTAGCTATTGCTCTTTTTTCCCGTGGGCTTGTAGACAGTGCCCAGGAAGGTTCAAAGGACAGGTTGCTTGTACATGGATTTATTTTAGTTGCATTATTTTTACTGCAATTTGTATTAAGTATTACATGCAAGTATTTGCAAAAGGAAATGCAAAACAGACTTGAAAATTGCTACAAATCATATATGATGAGGGAATATTCTAAAAAGTATTATTCACATTTGAGAAAATATCATAAAGGGGATATATTAAGCAGATATACAGCGGATACATTAAAGGTAAGTGAAGGTGTATCGTCAATTTTGCCTGATTTTGCGAAATTTATTACAAAATTGATTTCTGCATTTGCCGCATTGTTTATTTTAAATAAAATTTTTACATCGGTATTTATAGCAGGCGGGATAGTGGTTATTTTTGTTGCAAGGCTTTTGAGAAACAGGGCTAAAAAGCTTCATAAAAATGTACAGGATAAAGATGCTTCATTACGTTCTTTTATTTATGAGCTTTTGGAAAATACAGTTGTTATAAAAGTTTTTAAAGCAGAAGATAGGATGCTGGATAAAACAAACCAACTGCAAAAGCGGCACTATAATGCCAAAAGGGAAAAGAATATTTTTGATGTATTTGCTGCAACGGGTTTTTCTTTTATTTTTGCAATGGTTTATTTGTATGCACTTGTTTGGAACAGCTACGGGCTTGTACATAATAATATAAGTTTTGGAACATTAGTAGCAATCCTGCAGCTTGTAGGCCATCTTCAGGCACCTTTTGCAGGGCTGTCCGGTCTTCTCCCCAAATTCTACGGGGTTTTGGCTTCAGCAGAGAGGATAATTGAAGTGGCTGAACTTCCGGAAGAACAGGGCTTAGAGGATGAAGATGCATATGATGTGCAGCAATACTCCGATATGGAATGTATAAAAGTACAGGGTGTGACTTTTGCATATGGTGAAGAAGAAGTTTTAAAAAATATATATCTGACAATTAATAAAGGCGATTTTACATTGGTATGCGGTGCTTCAGGTGCCGGAAAGAGCACTCTTTTAATGCTCCTTCTCGGGGTGTACTCCCCTGACAAGGGAAGGATTTTTCTAAAGACATATTCCAATGAAAAAATAGATATAAGCGGTCATGTGAGAAAATATTTTGCGTTTGTCCCACAAAAAAATATGATTTTTTCTGGGACTGTAAGAGAAAATATTTCATTTTTTAAGTCCGGTGCAACAGATGAAGAAATAATGGAGGCCGCTAAAATAAGCTGTGCAGATGAATTTATAAATTGGCTTCCTAATAAGCTGGATACTGTCATTGGAGAAAATTCTCAGGGACTTTCGGAAGGTCAGATACAAAGGCTTGCAATTGCAAGGGCAGTTTTGAGCGGTGCACCTATTGTGCTTTTAGATGAGGCAACTTCTGCATTAGATGAAATAACTGAAAAGAAAGTTTTGTTAAATCTAAAAAAGCTTACCCACAGGACTTTTGTTTTTGTAAGTCATAAAAAAACCCTCAGCTCCTTATATAATAATGTAATTAATATTAAAAAAGGAAAGGCTTATCAAAAAAGATATGATAATGGAAAAAGGTACAGGGACAAAAAAAGATATAATAAGGGATATGGCGGTACAAAGGAATATAGCGATAAAAAGGGATATAATGATAGGAAGGAATGCAGTGGTAGAAAGGCATATAGCGATATAAAAGCATATAGCGACAAAAAGGGATACAGCGACATAGAGGTATACGACATTAGAGGGAGGTATGACGGAGGTGAAAAACATGGCAACAGGAGGGGTACATATGAAGGGATTTAA
- a CDS encoding S-layer homology domain-containing protein, with amino-acid sequence MRLKFCVVLVMAVFIINIMAGINVLAQNEVIEFEDVHEGFWAKSAIDNWKDRGVIKGDGKKFNPNNNITRAEMVAILNNIFKFHLKKDNPFSDVKEGAWYYDAIVKGYAHGVIKGNFDEKGSLEARPNHPLTRAEAAVIFTNVFSIEVPSDYNSNFKDENLPKWAENSIFAMEAEGYIRGKEEGFFDPYSNLTRAEMVQILDNVIKLYLDAPGEYSADVAGNVVISSPGVKLKNMKIEGNLYLAEGIGDGDVEFENVYVSGITFVRGGSSDGIKAVNSVFGTVKIEKEGINLNLANEDTGDLEEEKEDIPAAPEDSEGQKDERGQNSKEQGAENQESENKGDKGTPGENKDEQGTSGENKDDQGSGGEEPDDGSHYPDSADIVDY; translated from the coding sequence ATGAGATTAAAATTTTGCGTTGTTTTGGTAATGGCAGTATTTATAATAAATATCATGGCAGGGATTAATGTTTTAGCACAAAATGAAGTTATAGAATTTGAAGACGTACATGAGGGTTTTTGGGCAAAAAGTGCAATAGACAATTGGAAAGACCGTGGGGTTATAAAAGGGGACGGAAAAAAATTCAATCCAAATAATAATATTACCCGTGCAGAGATGGTGGCAATTTTAAATAATATTTTTAAATTTCATTTGAAAAAAGACAACCCTTTTTCTGATGTGAAAGAGGGGGCGTGGTATTATGATGCTATAGTTAAAGGGTATGCCCATGGTGTAATTAAAGGAAATTTTGATGAAAAGGGGAGTTTGGAGGCAAGACCCAACCACCCGCTAACCCGTGCTGAAGCGGCGGTTATATTTACCAATGTGTTTTCTATAGAAGTTCCTTCTGACTATAATTCAAATTTTAAAGATGAAAACTTGCCTAAATGGGCGGAAAACTCAATTTTTGCCATGGAGGCAGAAGGGTATATACGTGGAAAAGAGGAAGGATTCTTTGATCCTTACAGCAATTTGACAAGGGCAGAGATGGTACAGATTCTTGACAATGTTATAAAGCTTTATTTGGATGCTCCCGGTGAGTACAGTGCAGATGTAGCCGGAAATGTAGTTATAAGTTCACCCGGGGTTAAGCTTAAAAATATGAAAATAGAGGGAAATCTTTATTTGGCAGAAGGAATTGGAGACGGGGATGTTGAATTTGAAAATGTCTATGTGTCCGGTATCACCTTTGTAAGAGGTGGAAGTAGTGATGGAATAAAAGCAGTAAACAGTGTTTTTGGGACGGTTAAAATTGAAAAAGAAGGAATAAATCTAAATTTAGCTAATGAGGATACCGGGGATTTGGAAGAGGAAAAAGAAGATATACCGGCAGCTCCGGAAGACAGCGAAGGTCAAAAAGATGAAAGGGGACAAAATTCAAAGGAACAAGGCGCAGAAAACCAAGAATCAGAAAACAAGGGAGATAAAGGAACACCGGGAGAGAATAAAGATGAACAGGGTACTTCGGGAGAAAATAAAGATGATCAAGGGTCAGGGGGTGAAGAGCCGGATGATGGTTCTCACTACCCTGATAGTGCGGATATAGTAGATTATTAA
- a CDS encoding GDP-mannose 4,6-dehydratase, protein MNILVTGGAGIGSHLCKELLKRKCNVVVVDNFDNLYSPKIKENNIIDIKNFMYCKNIIQDAFKVIKCDIRDIFKINQIFSEEKTDIVVHLAAMAGVRPSITDPLTYTDVNVKGTVNLLEMCKKYKVNKFVFASSSSVYGNNDKVPFSEEDSAGCPISPYAASKRAGELFCYTYHQLFNIDVAALRFFTVYGPGQRPDLAIHKFTKLIFDGEEIPFYGDGLSERDYTYIDDIIDGIIRTIEWINKENGRFEIFNLGKSHTVSLKTMVELLERSIGKKAVIKKLPAQSGDVKRTCADIKKAREILGYNPSTDIETGINRFIEWYIKICL, encoded by the coding sequence ATGAATATATTGGTTACCGGCGGAGCGGGTATAGGGTCTCATTTATGTAAAGAACTTCTTAAAAGAAAATGCAATGTAGTTGTAGTTGATAATTTTGATAATTTGTACAGTCCCAAAATAAAAGAAAATAATATTATTGATATAAAGAATTTTATGTATTGTAAAAATATTATACAGGACGCGTTTAAGGTTATTAAATGTGATATAAGAGATATTTTTAAAATAAATCAGATATTTAGTGAAGAAAAAACAGACATTGTCGTTCATTTAGCCGCCATGGCAGGGGTGCGGCCGTCTATAACCGATCCTTTGACTTATACGGATGTAAATGTTAAAGGAACGGTAAATCTTTTAGAAATGTGCAAAAAATATAAAGTGAATAAATTTGTGTTTGCATCTTCCTCTTCAGTTTACGGAAACAATGATAAAGTTCCTTTTTCAGAAGAAGACAGCGCCGGCTGTCCAATTTCTCCTTATGCAGCTTCTAAAAGAGCAGGGGAGCTTTTTTGTTATACTTATCACCAATTATTTAATATTGATGTGGCAGCGTTAAGATTTTTTACCGTGTACGGGCCGGGACAAAGGCCTGATCTTGCTATACATAAGTTTACAAAACTAATATTTGACGGTGAGGAAATTCCTTTCTATGGAGACGGATTGTCCGAGAGGGATTATACATATATTGATGATATTATAGACGGAATTATAAGAACCATTGAGTGGATTAATAAAGAAAATGGCAGGTTTGAAATTTTTAATCTTGGAAAATCCCATACAGTTAGTTTAAAAACAATGGTTGAGCTGCTTGAGAGGTCAATCGGCAAAAAGGCAGTAATTAAAAAACTGCCTGCGCAGTCAGGGGATGTTAAAAGAACCTGTGCAGACATAAAAAAAGCAAGGGAAATTCTTGGCTACAACCCTTCCACAGACATTGAGACAGGAATTAACAGATTCATTGAGTGGTACATAAAAATTTGTTTGTGA
- a CDS encoding UDP-glucose dehydrogenase family protein: MYKIAVVGTGYVGLVTGAGLSDFGMNVICVDNDYKKIEDLKNGIIPIFEPGLSPIVERNTYYKRLTFTTDIKRAVEECRVIFIAVGTPPQDDGSADLKYVEQVAKDIGKNMNEYKVIVNKSTVPVGTAKKVRELIEEKLKQRGVNFPVDVVSNPEFLREGTAVHDFCRPDRVVIGSDSQKAVEIMKQVYNVLYQNDIPFMLTNNETAEMIKYASNAFLAMKITYINEIANLCEKLGANVQDVAEGMGKDRRISPEFLKPGPGYGGSCFPKDTIALVNMGKQYGFPVTLIEQTVRANENQKKLMAQKIEKVMGDLEGKEMAILGLAFKPNTNDMREAPSITILKYIIKKGARVKAYDPASMEEAKWRLSDINDKIKYCKDEYEAIDKSDGVVILTEWDRFKRLDIKKVKELLKEPYFFDFRNIYERSAMESYGFKYSGVGQ; this comes from the coding sequence ATGTATAAGATAGCCGTTGTGGGAACCGGATATGTGGGACTTGTAACAGGAGCCGGTCTTTCAGATTTTGGAATGAATGTTATATGTGTGGATAATGATTATAAAAAAATTGAAGATCTTAAAAACGGGATTATTCCAATTTTTGAGCCGGGACTTTCTCCTATAGTTGAAAGAAATACTTATTATAAAAGGCTTACCTTTACAACAGATATTAAAAGGGCAGTGGAAGAATGCCGGGTTATTTTTATAGCAGTAGGTACACCTCCACAGGATGACGGCAGTGCAGATTTAAAATATGTGGAGCAGGTTGCAAAGGACATTGGAAAAAATATGAATGAATACAAGGTGATTGTAAATAAAAGTACAGTACCTGTCGGAACGGCTAAAAAGGTGAGGGAACTTATTGAGGAAAAGCTAAAGCAAAGGGGCGTTAATTTCCCGGTTGACGTGGTTTCAAATCCTGAGTTTTTGAGAGAGGGTACCGCCGTACATGACTTTTGCCGCCCTGACAGGGTGGTTATTGGTTCAGACTCACAAAAGGCTGTGGAAATTATGAAACAGGTATATAACGTACTGTATCAAAATGACATTCCTTTTATGCTGACTAATAATGAAACTGCAGAAATGATAAAATATGCTTCCAACGCTTTTTTGGCAATGAAGATAACTTATATAAATGAAATAGCAAATCTTTGCGAGAAGTTAGGGGCAAATGTACAGGATGTGGCAGAAGGAATGGGGAAAGACAGAAGGATTAGTCCTGAGTTTTTAAAGCCGGGTCCGGGTTATGGAGGCAGTTGTTTTCCAAAGGATACTATAGCTCTTGTCAATATGGGTAAACAATATGGTTTTCCGGTAACATTAATTGAACAGACTGTCAGGGCAAATGAAAATCAAAAAAAGCTTATGGCACAAAAGATAGAAAAGGTTATGGGGGATTTGGAGGGGAAAGAGATGGCAATACTGGGGCTTGCCTTTAAGCCAAATACAAATGATATGAGGGAGGCACCGTCAATTACAATATTAAAATATATTATTAAAAAAGGTGCAAGGGTTAAGGCTTATGACCCCGCCTCAATGGAGGAAGCCAAGTGGAGGCTTTCAGATATTAATGATAAAATAAAATATTGTAAAGATGAATATGAGGCTATAGATAAAAGTGACGGAGTGGTTATCTTAACTGAATGGGACCGGTTTAAACGTCTTGATATTAAAAAGGTTAAAGAATTACTAAAAGAGCCGTACTTTTTTGATTTTAGGAATATATATGAAAGATCCGCTATGGAGAGTTATGGATTTAAGTATAGCGGGGTGGGACAATGA
- a CDS encoding InlB B-repeat-containing protein, which produces MEFNSPEYSYMNILCITKPLEEGYNFVNEERVWVKLVKLFDEVPKNSLEVNVLGDGFVKENGEKVLPTSYKYDYEVGTEIELEAYANEGSEFAYWEDGEIGRILSDNPIYKLVMGTGAKLKAVFYQNPEVAEELMVVFKDRSGRILQSTKVPKNEEAVAPEDPYMTGYRFVRWNQDFSNVVSNMIITPVFRRLADLYTVTVTGGELSTGGTEGQYLFDVPVEVVANKAPEGKKFSHWEQDGIKVSTKSTFSFFVPMRDTNLTAVFVDENEVLDTEPFIALSENTIVDHLDHTVIFTATRNMTEGYQLIESGIILLKSYEELQEPLTLETENIIRGRISNDSTSQFYVRKINVEDGATWYGRAYLIYKNPEGVIKTVYSEVTAKGTMELPE; this is translated from the coding sequence GTGGAATTTAACAGCCCTGAGTACTCATATATGAACATTCTTTGCATAACAAAGCCTTTAGAGGAAGGATATAATTTTGTTAATGAGGAAAGGGTATGGGTTAAGCTGGTTAAGCTTTTTGATGAAGTACCAAAAAACTCTTTAGAAGTAAATGTTTTAGGTGATGGTTTTGTAAAAGAAAATGGTGAGAAAGTTCTTCCAACAAGTTATAAGTATGATTATGAAGTTGGAACTGAGATTGAGTTAGAGGCCTATGCAAATGAAGGTTCTGAATTTGCTTATTGGGAAGATGGAGAAATTGGAAGAATTTTATCCGACAATCCTATATATAAATTAGTAATGGGAACAGGTGCAAAACTTAAAGCAGTATTTTATCAGAATCCGGAAGTTGCAGAGGAACTTATGGTGGTATTTAAGGACAGGAGCGGAAGAATACTTCAGTCTACCAAAGTACCTAAAAATGAGGAAGCTGTCGCTCCGGAAGACCCGTATATGACAGGATACAGGTTTGTAAGATGGAATCAGGACTTTAGCAATGTTGTATCTAATATGATAATAACACCTGTTTTTAGAAGACTGGCAGATCTTTATACAGTGACTGTTACAGGCGGAGAATTGTCTACAGGCGGAACAGAAGGCCAGTACCTCTTTGATGTTCCGGTAGAGGTTGTTGCAAATAAAGCTCCGGAAGGCAAGAAATTCAGTCATTGGGAACAAGACGGAATAAAAGTCAGCACAAAGAGTACATTTTCTTTCTTTGTACCAATGAGGGATACTAATTTGACGGCTGTTTTTGTAGATGAAAATGAAGTTTTAGATACAGAGCCTTTTATTGCACTGTCAGAAAACACTATTGTGGATCATCTTGACCATACGGTTATATTCACTGCAACAAGAAATATGACAGAAGGGTATCAGCTGATAGAAAGCGGTATTATTCTCCTTAAATCATACGAAGAGTTGCAAGAACCTTTAACTTTAGAAACTGAGAATATAATACGTGGAAGGATAAGTAATGACTCTACCAGCCAGTTCTACGTACGCAAGATAAACGTGGAGGACGGTGCTACCTGGTATGGAAGGGCGTACTTAATTTATAAAAATCCTGAAGGTGTTATAAAAACTGTATATAGTGAAGTAACTGCTAAGGGGACAATGGAGTTACCGGAATAA
- a CDS encoding PqqD family protein, translating into MKIKSGYIMREVADNYVVVPTGQATVDFNGMITLNETGAFLWEQLAEEKNLEELVENFTKEYDVDEATARKDIMEFVEKLKDADLIDC; encoded by the coding sequence ATGAAAATAAAATCAGGATATATTATGAGGGAAGTTGCAGACAATTATGTTGTAGTTCCAACAGGCCAGGCTACAGTTGATTTTAACGGAATGATAACGTTAAATGAAACAGGAGCTTTTTTGTGGGAACAGCTGGCAGAGGAAAAGAATTTAGAAGAGTTGGTGGAAAATTTTACAAAAGAATATGATGTGGATGAGGCTACCGCCAGAAAAGATATTATGGAGTTTGTTGAAAAACTTAAGGATGCTGATTTAATTGACTGTTGA
- a CDS encoding AMP-dependent synthetase/ligase, translated as MSKCVEIYFENDRRIVKGLGYYQPQPVDNLKTLVKESVKNYGGSIGFKFKDKNGNIVGKTYVEFDREIDYLGTSLLSLGLKNSKIAIISENRYEWGLCYLSIVNATGVAVPMDKYLPPNEIINLIERGKVSAIFYSKPYHQTMTEISETNENIKYYICIDGDIDKPNDKFLTLPDLIDRGKKLLDKGDRSFIDAEIDKGKMSVLLFTSGTTNISKGVMLSHSNIAGNVTSLSSCIYVGPGDVHLSLLPLHHTFENTVGLLFMIHRGVCIAYCEGIKYIAQNLIEYEASILVAVPAIFEAMHRKLIKGIEKSGKTGLVNTLIKISQLLRLLKIDIRRKLFKSLFKQFGPRLRIAVSGAAPLDSEVIAWFDKIGLNLLQGYGLTETSPVVSVNYEFFNKFGTIGFPLADVEVAIDSPDEDGLGEIIIRGPNVMMGYYEDESETKKVLDEKGWLRTGDLGIIDGDGYISIRGRAKSMIVFANGKKAFPEEYEVLLNEIPGIKDSFAWGHPSPGGDIQVCAKLVVDKEAILAEKGELPPDEVLSAGFENAIREINRTLPLYKIIRHFIMTYEDLAKTTTLKIKRSVEENKINEKLNILGLDMKKASGKFM; from the coding sequence ATGAGTAAATGTGTAGAGATTTACTTTGAAAATGACAGGCGCATTGTTAAAGGATTGGGATATTACCAACCTCAGCCTGTAGATAATCTTAAAACACTGGTAAAAGAAAGTGTAAAAAACTACGGGGGTTCCATAGGATTTAAGTTCAAGGATAAGAACGGCAATATAGTTGGAAAAACATATGTGGAATTTGACAGGGAAATAGACTATCTTGGCACTTCTCTATTGTCACTGGGATTAAAAAACTCAAAAATAGCAATAATAAGCGAGAACAGGTACGAATGGGGATTATGTTACCTTTCCATTGTCAATGCTACAGGTGTGGCGGTACCCATGGATAAGTATCTGCCTCCTAATGAAATAATCAATTTAATTGAACGGGGAAAAGTTAGTGCCATATTTTACAGTAAACCTTATCACCAAACTATGACTGAAATATCTGAAACAAATGAAAATATCAAATACTATATATGCATTGACGGCGATATAGACAAACCAAATGATAAGTTTTTAACTTTGCCTGATTTAATTGACAGGGGTAAAAAACTCCTTGATAAAGGTGACAGAAGTTTTATAGACGCAGAAATTGACAAGGGCAAAATGTCAGTACTCCTTTTTACTTCAGGTACAACAAATATATCAAAAGGTGTGATGCTTTCCCATTCCAACATTGCAGGCAATGTAACCAGCCTTTCATCCTGTATTTATGTAGGTCCCGGGGATGTACACCTTTCACTGCTTCCCCTGCATCACACATTTGAAAACACAGTGGGACTGCTTTTTATGATACACAGGGGTGTATGTATAGCTTACTGTGAGGGTATTAAATATATAGCGCAAAATCTTATAGAATATGAGGCATCTATTTTAGTAGCTGTACCGGCTATTTTTGAAGCCATGCACAGAAAACTAATCAAAGGAATAGAAAAATCAGGAAAAACCGGATTGGTTAACACCCTCATAAAAATATCCCAACTATTAAGACTTTTAAAAATTGATATACGCAGGAAACTGTTTAAAAGCCTGTTTAAACAATTCGGGCCGCGCCTTAGAATTGCCGTTTCCGGTGCTGCACCTTTAGACTCAGAAGTAATCGCCTGGTTTGACAAAATCGGCTTAAACCTTCTTCAGGGATATGGTCTTACCGAAACATCACCTGTTGTATCTGTAAATTATGAGTTTTTTAATAAATTCGGAACAATAGGTTTTCCTTTGGCAGATGTGGAAGTGGCAATTGATTCGCCGGATGAAGACGGTTTAGGTGAAATTATCATAAGAGGTCCTAATGTAATGATGGGATATTACGAGGATGAAAGTGAAACCAAAAAAGTTTTGGATGAGAAAGGCTGGCTTAGAACCGGTGATTTAGGGATTATTGATGGAGACGGGTATATAAGCATACGGGGCCGTGCTAAATCCATGATTGTATTTGCAAACGGCAAAAAGGCATTTCCGGAGGAATACGAAGTGCTTCTAAATGAAATTCCCGGTATAAAAGATTCCTTTGCCTGGGGTCATCCTTCTCCCGGAGGGGACATTCAGGTATGTGCAAAACTTGTTGTAGATAAGGAAGCAATATTGGCGGAAAAAGGAGAACTACCGCCTGATGAGGTACTCTCTGCCGGGTTTGAAAATGCTATCAGAGAGATAAACCGGACTCTACCTCTGTATAAAATAATAAGACATTTTATAATGACTTATGAGGACTTGGCAAAGACCACCACATTAAAAATTAAAAGGTCTGTGGAAGAAAACAAAATTAATGAAAAATTAAACATTTTGGGGCTGGATATGAAAAAGGCTTCGGGAAAATTTATGTAA
- a CDS encoding phosphatase PAP2 family protein — translation MFIDKKIILMLHKFVSKKKRLKKALDLINLVSVIIFITLYSLCALMLLISLDRRLIKFLLIPALVLLVVTILRKAINRKRPFEALEIEPAMEHDAGCSFPSRHASSAMIIALSVYWNNPIAGGVLIFFALLTAVTRVLAGVHYPIDVLAGIIISILFSILFYI, via the coding sequence ATGTTTATAGACAAAAAAATAATTTTAATGCTGCACAAATTTGTATCAAAAAAAAAGAGGCTTAAAAAAGCCTTGGACCTTATAAATTTAGTTTCTGTAATTATTTTTATTACTTTATACTCATTATGTGCTTTAATGCTGCTGATTTCTTTGGACCGGCGCTTGATAAAATTTCTTTTAATACCCGCACTGGTACTTTTGGTTGTAACTATACTAAGAAAAGCAATAAACAGAAAAAGGCCTTTTGAGGCACTTGAAATTGAGCCGGCAATGGAACATGATGCAGGATGTTCCTTTCCCAGCAGACATGCTTCATCAGCTATGATTATTGCTCTTTCTGTATATTGGAATAATCCAATAGCAGGAGGCGTATTGATTTTTTTTGCTTTGCTTACCGCCGTTACCAGGGTGTTAGCAGGGGTACACTACCCAATTGATGTTTTAGCAGGCATTATTATTTCTATTTTGTTTTCAATATTATTTTATATATAA
- a CDS encoding S24/S26 family peptidase: MTVDKLTNDEWINNKQEDDKMTDSRLGHDKPANKITLSEAHELIEEVLNNAGEIVLTVMGNSMFPMLRHGRDRVCIVKAKDNALKKYDILLFIRDDGKYILHRVVGVKPDGYVVIGDNQYVKEYPVKHSQVIGVVKGFWRNGKYTSCDAFFYNVYVRFWSWTFFIRLILHKGKLLCKRLICIWLNDYK, from the coding sequence TTGACTGTTGATAAATTGACTAATGATGAATGGATTAATAATAAACAGGAAGATGATAAAATGACTGACAGTAGATTGGGTCATGATAAACCGGCTAATAAAATAACCCTGTCTGAAGCTCATGAGCTAATTGAAGAGGTCTTAAATAATGCTGGGGAAATTGTGCTTACAGTTATGGGAAATAGCATGTTTCCTATGCTTAGGCATGGAAGGGACAGGGTTTGTATTGTAAAGGCAAAAGATAATGCTTTAAAAAAGTACGACATACTGCTTTTTATAAGGGATGACGGCAAGTACATACTGCACAGGGTTGTAGGTGTAAAGCCTGACGGGTATGTTGTGATTGGAGATAATCAGTATGTTAAAGAGTATCCGGTTAAGCATTCCCAGGTAATAGGGGTGGTAAAGGGCTTTTGGAGGAATGGAAAATATACATCCTGTGATGCTTTTTTTTATAATGTTTATGTAAGGTTTTGGAGCTGGACATTTTTTATACGGCTTATTTTGCACAAGGGGAAGTTGCTGTGCAAAAGATTAATTTGCATATGGCTGAATGATTATAAATAA